The window AATACTGGTTCAAAGTACCCCAGTAAAAAAAGGCAGAAAACTTGAAACTATAAAATGCAAAGTTTGCTTTGCACCAACAGCACCTGACATATACAACACATACACAGGTATTCCGCTTGTGCTAAAATGTACGCAGTGTGGCTGCAAATCGTGGGCAAAGATAAGGCATGCCACAAACCAATAATCAGAACTAATTATTTGAAAAGAGAATACAAACTATGAGTCAAATACAATCTCTTAAAAATCATAGTTTGAATCACATGATTTTCAAAACAGCTATTGAATCACCACATTCTAACACTTCAAATTTAGAGACAGTTCTACATAGACTATATCATAGAGAAAATGAGATATTCAAAAGAATTGTGATTGCCATTAGAATAAGCGATGATGCTCAAAGCATGATGCTTACATCAGAATTGCTAAGAATTAGAGTTTTGAAAAGAAATATTTGTTTTACATTAGAATTACTGTATAATTACAATACAAGACATTCATACTAAATTTAAAAAAATCAAGCATTACAATTGCATGTACAAGATCAGTAATTACATTTTTAATTTATTATAAAAAATTAAATCAAAAATAAGGCATGCCACAAAATACTATCTAAGACAATATATTTGCAAACCCAAAATCAAACATGTCAACAATCGTAATTCAAAGGCAACCTGAGCCTACAAAAACACTGATACAAAGTATTCCAGTAAAAAAAGGTGAAACACTTCAAACAATACCAAATACACAATTCAGATGGGAAGATCTAGCAGGTCTATCATGGACACTATTAGATGATGGAGATGAACTATAATTGGAAAGCAATCAAGTCTATCAATACGATTATGCTTGCAATCAAATGAATCAAATAAACGGCATTAGATTTGCAGCTATAATCAACAACAAAGGAAGAAAAATAGCAGGGGGATTTAGTCCAAATATCACACCACTGGAAAAAGATCAACAAAAAATAGAGATGTTGTTTATGGAGATGGCACTTGATTTGTCAATGAGAAAAGAGTTTGACAATACACTTGGAAGCATTAACGCGATAGTATCATATAGAAATAAAACAAACATCATCACCATTCCACATCAAGACAATTTTATGCTCATATCATCAGAGCCAGAACTAGAGTCTTCAAAAATAATTCTAACGGCAAAAAAGAATCTCAGACCCATGAAAATCATGGAGGTGATAAGCTGTTGAATATGTATGATACAAAAATAGTGATTTGTATAAACTGTAAAAAACCAATAGGAGAGATAGAATTGGATTCAACAATGGACAATCCTTTGTGTGGTCAATGTACATTAGAGGAAAGTTTCAGTATGACTAAATCCAGAATTAATACTGTGCAGGTAGTGTAATTTTTAAAAAAGAGAGGATAATTTTGCCGGATGAATCATGTAGAAAGTGTGGAGGTTTATTGTTAAATTATTCATTATGTGGAAAATGTAAGAGTCCAACGCGTTTTATTTGTAGAATTTGTGGGAGTATGACTTTGGAGCAATTTCATGAGTTTATCTGTTTTAATATTATAGATTATAATGAAAAAATAATCCAGTATCCTTTGACAAAGCAGGCCACAGTACAGTAGATATTCTAAAAAATAAACAAAACAAAACATAGCGGTGCGACATAGCTAGCATGTCATAGTGATACCCTCGAATCCAGACAGCCGAGTTTATGACGCACTAGAAATTCCTAAACAGTGTAAAAATCACAAAAGATAGTAATTCAAAATCCCAATAAAGCTTAATTACCCATACACAAAACCAGCTAGATTTTTATGTGGACTTTGGGAATTTTTTTCTAAGATTTGTCTTCTTTAGAGGTAATTAACAAGGATAATCAGAAAATATCAATAAAGCTAAAAGGTGTCCCATTACAATATGCAAATGCACTTAGACGTATCTGTCTTAATGGCATCCCAGTTTTTGCCATCGATACTGTAGATATCATAGAAAACTCTTCAGTATTGCCTGATGAAGGCTTGGCTCATAGACTAGGATTAATACCATTACAGACTGATCTCTCAAGATTCAATGAACCATCAAAATGTGATTGTAAAAGTGAAACAGGTTGCTCTAATTGTAAAGTAATGTTAGTTTTAGATTCAGGGGATTCGGATGTAACTAGAACTATTTTATCAAATGAACTAACATCAGAAGATGAATCAGTAAAGCCGACTTCAGATAAAATTCCAATTGTTCAACTTGCAGCTGGCCAGAGAATCAAAGTGGAATGCTATGCAAGACTAGGACGTGGAACAGAACATGCAAAGTGGAATTCTTCAAATATTTCAGTTCTAACGGAAACCAACAAAGAGGACGAGCGTATTCTTACAATCGAATCTACAGGAGCATTAAAACCAGAACAGATAGTTCTTGCAGGAGTAGATGAACTAAGCAACAGATTAGAAGAATTCAAAGAAATTATTGGTCAATTAAAAGAATAATCCAAGCATAGACATTATATTTGGGTTTCAAACCGGTTTATTCACATGGCTAATCAAGTCGTTATACGCATGGCAAAGGGTCTAAAGAAGGCATCTGCCAAAAATGATGCTCCGCTTTGGGCAAAACTATCCGAATATGCACTAAAACCATCAATTGCAAGACGACATATTAATTTGAATAGAATTGGTCAATTAACAAAGGAATCAGATACTGTAGTTTTCCCAGGTAAAGTATTAGGAACTGGAGACATTAATCATAAAATTACACTTTGCTCATTTGCAATTTCAAATGCAGCTGCTGCCAAAGTTTTAGAAAGAGGTGGAAAGATAGTTAGTTTTTCTGACTTGATAGAAAAAAACCCAACAGGAAAAGGAGTGGTACTACTTGGCTAGTCAAGAAGTAGCAGTGTCAATGGACAAACCAATAGTAGTTGACGCAACAGATCACATTGCGGGAAGATTATGTTCAAAGGTTGCAAAATTATTATTAAATGGAAACAGAGTTTCAATTGTAAACTGTGAGAAAATCATGTTAAGTGGAACACGAGACAATATAATTTATCATTACAGAAAATTCTTAGAAGTAAACAGTGTAATTCATCCAAGACACGGCCCAGTACATGCAAGGAGACCAGATACAATAATGACAAGAATGGTTCGTGGAATGTTACCAAAGAAGAAACCATCTGGATTAATGGCCCATAAAAGATTGCGAACATACATTGGTTCTCCAAGAGAACTAAGTGCATTTGAGAAAATTCAATTCAAAGAAGCAAAGATTACAAAATCTCCCGCAAACTATACAACAATTGGAGAGATTTCAAAAATAATAGGATGGACAGAATGACCACACCAAAAACAGAAATCTATTTTGCAACAAGAAAAACATCTAGTGCGCATGTTTACATTACAAAAGGACAAGGAAAAATTAGAATAAACAACATTCCAATTGAAATGATTCCACAAGAGACTGCTCGTGAAGTCATGTTAGCTCCATTGGAGATTACCGGAGATTTAAGAGATAAAATAGATATTTCAGTTAGAGTTAGAGGTGGGGGATTTATGGGACAAGCTAGTGCGGTAGCTACTGGCATCTCAAGAGCACTGACAGGTTGGACAAAATCTAAAAAAGATCCAAAAGATCATCCATTCCCAAAATCAACAAGAGAAGACCTTAGACAAAGAATCACAGATTTTGACAAGTATTTGATTAGCGGTGATGCCAGAAGAAAAGAACCAAAGAAATTTGGCGGACCTGGCGCAAGAAGAAGAAAGCAAAAATCATACCGTTAGGCTTTGAAGGCTGTGATTTTAGCCGGTGGCAAAGGAACTAGAGGAAAACCATATACTGAATATTTTCCAAAGGCAATGACGCCAATTAACGATGTACCATTAGTTGATTATATTGTAAGATATCTCAACTCGTTTAGTTTCATCAAAGAAATTATCATTGTTTCAGATTATAATGGACTTGGGGGTCAGATTAAAAACTACTACAGTAACGCAAAGAATGGAAAAAAGATTACATTTGTACAAGACTCTCAAAGTGGAACAGGTGGAGATCTACTGCACCTTGAAGATAAGCTAAAAGAAGACACAGAATTTGTTTTGTGGTTTGTAGATAACCTATGTGCAATTGATTTGGAAAAGATGAGAAAAACATTCAAAGAGAAAAACAGTATAGCATGCATTGCAACTAGAACAAAAAGAAAAGAAGAGACAGGATTTGCAGTAGTGGAAGACGGAATAATCAAAGAGTTTAGAGAAAAACCAGTAATAAAATTACAATTATCCGAATGTCTTGGAGTATACATTTTAGGAAAAGAAATAATCAAAAAAATAAAAGCAAAAGCAAAACAAAAGGAGATCAACTTATCATTTGATATTTTACAACAGTTATCACAAGAAGGGAAGATTAGTGCTTTTGACATTGAAGATAGAGATTGGATTGATGCTGAATCTCCAATGATTTTAGAAAGAAATGATTCTACTGTAAAGAAGATTATAAAACAGATGGGACTTTAGATTGCTTTTCAAAGTTTAGTATTTGTTTTTCATAAATTAAGGTTTGTGCAATATCATCCAATCCCTCCAAAAGAATTTTTTTCTTGTGGGAATCAATATCAAAATGAATTGTTTCAGAATTTGTTTTGATAGTTTGGTTTTGTAAATCCACTTCTACCTCACTTGTTTCTTGTTGTAATTTCTCCACTGTCTTATCATCTAAAATAATTGGCAAAATGCCATTTTTGAAACAGTTACTATAAAAGATATCTGCAAATGAAGTTGATATGATTACCGAAAAACCGTAATCTAGCAATGCCCATACAGCATGTTCTCTACTTGAGCCACATCCAAAATTATCTCCTGCAACTAGAATTTTGGAATTTTTGTATTTTGGCTCATTTAGAATAAAATCAGGCTTGAGATTTTCGTGTTCATCGTATCTCCAGTTATAGAAAAGAAATTGTCCAAATCCAGATTTTTGAACTAGTTTTAGAAATTGTTTTGGGACAATTTGATCAGTATCGACATTTACCTTATCAAAAGGAGTGACTATTGTTTTGATTTTTTTAAATGACTGCATCTTAATTCAAATCCATATCCCTTACATCTACAAAGTGACCTTCAATAGCCGCAGCTGCGGCCATTACAGGACTAACCAAATGAGTTCTTCCTCCAGTTCCTTGTCTTCCTTCAAAATTTCTATTTGAAGTACTTGCACATCGCTCACCAGGTAATAATATATCGGGATTCATTCCAAGACACATACTACAACCTGCATCTCTCCATTCAAAATTTGCATCTGTAAAGATTTTATCAAGACCCAATTCTTCTGCTTGTTTTTTTACCATTTGAGAACCAGGGACCACCATTGCTTTGACATGTGAAGAGACTTTTTTTCCTTTAACAACTTTGGATGCTTCAATAAGATCTTCAAGCCTTGCATTAGTACAAGAACCAATGAAAACTCTATCTATTTTTATTTCAGTCATAAGAGTTCCAGGTTTGAGTGCCATGTATTCAAGTGCTTTCTCTGCTCCCTTCTTTTGGTTTTGATCACCGTTAGAAAATTCTTCAGGGGATGGAACTGATTCAGTAACATCACAAGTCATTCCAGGATTAGTGCCCCAGCTTACTTGAGGTGCAATATTGTCAATTTGTAGAGTATATTTTTTTTCAAATTTTGCATCACTGTCAGTTTTCAGATTCTCTCTCCAGTAATCAACTAGAGAGTCATAATTTTTTGGAGTATATTTTCTACCTCGAAGATACTCAAATGTTTTTTCATCGGGTGCAATTAATCCAGCACGTGCACCAGCCTCAATTGACATGTTACATATTGTCATTCTTTGCTCCATTGAAAGATCACAAATCCCATCGCCAGCATATTCAATAACAGTTCCATTGCCCCCAGAAGTTCCAATATTTTTGATAATAGATAGTATGATGTCTTTTGCAGTAACCGCGTGAGGGTTTTTTCTTTTTCCATTTACCCTTATTTCAAAAGGTTTTGGTTTTTCTAGCCACAAAGTTTGAGATGCTAAAACGTGTTCTACTTCACTTGTACCAATACCAAATGCTAATGCACCAAATGCCCCATGTGTGGATGTATGACTGTCACCACAAACTATAGTGGTTCCAGGTAATGTAATTCCTAATTGAGGTCCAATTACGTGAACTATTCCTTGATTTGGGCTATGAATATCAAATAATTGAATTCCAAAATCCTTACAGTTTTTCTCTAGTGTTTGTATTTGGACTGCAGATGTTTGATCCAATATAGGAAGCGTTCTGTTGTTTGTTGGAACGTTATGATCCATTGTTGCAATAGTCAGATCAGGTCTTCTCACTTTTCTGTTATTCATACGAAGGCCATCAAATGCTTGCGGCGATGTAACCTCATGCACCAAATGTCGGTCTATGTAGATAAGAGAGGGGCTGTTTTCTTTTTCTACAACAATATGAGCATCCCAAATTTTTTCAAAAAGTGTTTTTCCCATTTTAATCCTAATCTGGTTTGTACTTGAATAAACCGCCAGCTTCTATTATTTTTCCAATGATTTCGGAGAATGGTTTCATTTTGTATGTTTTGTTTTTTGTGAGATTATTGATTTGATTTGTCTTGATATCAATATCAATTTGATCACCTTCAGAAATATCAGAATATGCATCTTGATCAATTTCAATTGGAAGCAAAAATGCCCCATCAACTGCATTTCTATAAAAGATTCTTGCAAAGGATAATGCAAGTACTGCCTTTATTCCAGAATGAGACAATGCAATTGGAGCATGTTCACGGGATGAACCGCAGCCAAAATTCCTACCAGACAAAATAAAATCACCTTCTTTA is drawn from Candidatus Nitrosarchaeum limnium SFB1 and contains these coding sequences:
- a CDS encoding ribosomal protein L15 is translated as MANQVVIRMAKGLKKASAKNDAPLWAKLSEYALKPSIARRHINLNRIGQLTKESDTVVFPGKVLGTGDINHKITLCSFAISNAAAAKVLERGGKIVSFSDLIEKNPTGKGVVLLG
- a CDS encoding RNA polymerase insert; amino-acid sequence: MSSLEVINKDNQKISIKLKGVPLQYANALRRICLNGIPVFAIDTVDIIENSSVLPDEGLAHRLGLIPLQTDLSRFNEPSKCDCKSETGCSNCKVMLVLDSGDSDVTRTILSNELTSEDESVKPTSDKIPIVQLAAGQRIKVECYARLGRGTEHAKWNSSNISVLTETNKEDERILTIESTGALKPEQIVLAGVDELSNRLEEFKEIIGQLKE
- a CDS encoding ribosomal protein S9 codes for the protein MDRMTTPKTEIYFATRKTSSAHVYITKGQGKIRINNIPIEMIPQETAREVMLAPLEITGDLRDKIDISVRVRGGGFMGQASAVATGISRALTGWTKSKKDPKDHPFPKSTREDLRQRITDFDKYLISGDARRKEPKKFGGPGARRRKQKSYR
- a CDS encoding 3-isopropylmalate dehydratase, small subunit encodes the protein MKGNVIKYARDNIDTDVIIPGQYLKVHDYAELATHAMEGLDPDFHSKVKEGDFILSGRNFGCGSSREHAPIALSHSGIKAVLALSFARIFYRNAVDGAFLLPIEIDQDAYSDISEGDQIDIDIKTNQINNLTKNKTYKMKPFSEIIGKIIEAGGLFKYKPD
- a CDS encoding ribosomal protein L13; amino-acid sequence: MDKPIVVDATDHIAGRLCSKVAKLLLNGNRVSIVNCEKIMLSGTRDNIIYHYRKFLEVNSVIHPRHGPVHARRPDTIMTRMVRGMLPKKKPSGLMAHKRLRTYIGSPRELSAFEKIQFKEAKITKSPANYTTIGEISKIIGWTE
- a CDS encoding hypothetical protein (hypothetical protein Nmar_0936); the protein is MNQINGIRFAAIINNKGRKIAGGFSPNITPLEKDQQKIEMLFMEMALDLSMRKEFDNTLGSINAIVSYRNKTNIITIPHQDNFMLISSEPELESSKIILTAKKNLRPMKIMEVISC
- a CDS encoding 3-isopropylmalate dehydratase, small subunit; amino-acid sequence: MQSFKKIKTIVTPFDKVNVDTDQIVPKQFLKLVQKSGFGQFLFYNWRYDEHENLKPDFILNEPKYKNSKILVAGDNFGCGSSREHAVWALLDYGFSVIISTSFADIFYSNCFKNGILPIILDDKTVEKLQQETSEVEVDLQNQTIKTNSETIHFDIDSHKKKILLEGLDDIAQTLIYEKQILNFEKQSKVPSVL
- a CDS encoding nucleotidyl transferase, whose protein sequence is MILAGGKGTRGKPYTEYFPKAMTPINDVPLVDYIVRYLNSFSFIKEIIIVSDYNGLGGQIKNYYSNAKNGKKITFVQDSQSGTGGDLLHLEDKLKEDTEFVLWFVDNLCAIDLEKMRKTFKEKNSIACIATRTKRKEETGFAVVEDGIIKEFREKPVIKLQLSECLGVYILGKEIIKKIKAKAKQKEINLSFDILQQLSQEGKISAFDIEDRDWIDAESPMILERNDSTVKKIIKQMGL
- a CDS encoding 3-isopropylmalate dehydratase, large subunit — translated: MGKTLFEKIWDAHIVVEKENSPSLIYIDRHLVHEVTSPQAFDGLRMNNRKVRRPDLTIATMDHNVPTNNRTLPILDQTSAVQIQTLEKNCKDFGIQLFDIHSPNQGIVHVIGPQLGITLPGTTIVCGDSHTSTHGAFGALAFGIGTSEVEHVLASQTLWLEKPKPFEIRVNGKRKNPHAVTAKDIILSIIKNIGTSGGNGTVIEYAGDGICDLSMEQRMTICNMSIEAGARAGLIAPDEKTFEYLRGRKYTPKNYDSLVDYWRENLKTDSDAKFEKKYTLQIDNIAPQVSWGTNPGMTCDVTESVPSPEEFSNGDQNQKKGAEKALEYMALKPGTLMTEIKIDRVFIGSCTNARLEDLIEASKVVKGKKVSSHVKAMVVPGSQMVKKQAEELGLDKIFTDANFEWRDAGCSMCLGMNPDILLPGERCASTSNRNFEGRQGTGGRTHLVSPVMAAAAAIEGHFVDVRDMDLN